AGGAAGCCAATGCCTGGGCCACACTGGCCAACTTTCACAAAGGGAGCGGTATGTCGAATGCCTGGATATTGCTTACCGACACGCTGGCTGGCGGTTTACTGGTGCTGGCAATAACCGGCACGCTGCTATGGAGCCGCTTGCATGGACCCCGGCTTGTGGCTGCGGGACTGATCGGCACGACGCTCACCGCGTCAGCCATTCTGATGCTTACGACCCTGTCGCTGTCATGAAAGCAGTTTTTTTCGACAGTTGAACATCAATCCCCGAGGTCGAAGAGCAAATATCTAAATTTTTCCGTCCTGCCCCCCTTAACCGGGGCAAAGGCGTTCATAGCCAGCCAATAAGCCCTCCGCTTGTAGCCAGCCAACTCACAACAAAACAACAGAGAGACTACAAGTGAAACATTTGCGCAGTTTCAAACGCAGATCGCGACGGATTGGCCCTATTACCTTATTGTATCTGGGGATAATGGCAACGCCGTTAAGCGCGGTTGCTCAGGAGACCCGGGTCGACAAGGAAAAACATGACCCCTTGCCGGAGATAAAAGTCATCACGGGCCGGGTTCGTCCCGGCACGCTGGAGGATGTAGCGCGTACAGGGAGCAAGACCGATACTCCACTGCGCGATATCCCCGCTACCGTCGACGTCGTGCCGGCCAGCGTGTTAAAGGAGCAAGGGGCCATCACCATGAATGATGCCATGCGCAACGTACCCAGTGTTCAGCCGCTGATGGGAGGCGGGTATGGGTTCGGGAACAGTTTTACTTCGCGCGGTCTTTCCCTCAGTTTTTTACGCGACGATATCCCGGACGGGTCTGCCCAAAACAGTTACTTCCGCACGATGTATGACGTTGACCGCATCGAAGTATTGAAAGGGCCTGGGTCAGCGCTGTTCGGTGTTGCCGGACCGGGGGGCAGCATGAACATCATTACCAAAAAGCCGCAAAACCAGTTCGACTTGACTGCAGGCACCATGCTTGGCAGTTTCGGAACCCGGAATGGGTTTGTCGATTTGACGGGCCCTCTGGGTCAGCGTTTCGCGGCCCGCGCGATCGGCAACCTTGAGCATACCGACGGATTTCGCGGGCTTGAACGCAATGTTTTTGAAGCGTCCCCCAGCCTGCTCTGGCGGTTGGCCGACAATAAAACGCTCCTGATTGACTACGATCACCGGGAAATGAAGATCAAGCCGGATAACTACGGCATACTTTTCGATTTCAATTCCAATATCGCCAATGTGTCGCGCAATAACCGGTACTACAGCCCGTTCAATAAGACGGACCATACGATCAATCGCCTGGGACTTACCCATAACTGGGCAATATCAGATGACTTGAGCATGCGTACCGCATTCGTATACGACGCGCGTACCCTTGAGATCGTGCGAAACGGCGGCGGCAATCAAGGGAATGCGCTCGGTGTGTCGACCGGGCGTGACGCGCGTCAGCAATTCGATAGGGCGGGTTACACCATATTGCAGAACGAATTCATATGGAAAACAACCACTGGTCCGGTTAAACACACGTTTTTGGGAGGATTTGAATACAAGAACACGGACATCAATACGCTGCGCGGTGATTACACCTTATCGTCCATCAATGTTTTTAATCCTGTAAATGTAGAAACCTCCTTGAACGGACTCACGCGCAGGCCCATCTTTGACCGCAGGATTACAAGCGATCAAACGTCGTTCTATGCGCAGGATCAGATAGACTTGACGAAGCAATTCAAGCTCCGTCTGGGAATAAGAAACGATCTGGTACAGTACAGCGACAAGGGATTTCAGCTGGTATCGGGAAGTTACGGCTATCGCGAGATCGTTCAGACCAAATCCTTGACAACCTATTCAACCGGGGGTGTATACCAGCCCACCGAAAATCTGGCGTTTTACGCCGGCTACAGCACCGGCGCGTTTATTAATCTCGCCACGGAAGCGCAGGCAGTCTCCCGCGCCCCGGAAACATCCGATCAGAT
The window above is part of the Nitrosospira sp. Is2 genome. Proteins encoded here:
- a CDS encoding TonB-dependent receptor, which encodes MATPLSAVAQETRVDKEKHDPLPEIKVITGRVRPGTLEDVARTGSKTDTPLRDIPATVDVVPASVLKEQGAITMNDAMRNVPSVQPLMGGGYGFGNSFTSRGLSLSFLRDDIPDGSAQNSYFRTMYDVDRIEVLKGPGSALFGVAGPGGSMNIITKKPQNQFDLTAGTMLGSFGTRNGFVDLTGPLGQRFAARAIGNLEHTDGFRGLERNVFEASPSLLWRLADNKTLLIDYDHREMKIKPDNYGILFDFNSNIANVSRNNRYYSPFNKTDHTINRLGLTHNWAISDDLSMRTAFVYDARTLEIVRNGGGNQGNALGVSTGRDARQQFDRAGYTILQNEFIWKTTTGPVKHTFLGGFEYKNTDINTLRGDYTLSSINVFNPVNVETSLNGLTRRPIFDRRITSDQTSFYAQDQIDLTKQFKLRLGIRNDLVQYSDKGFQLVSGSYGYREIVQTKSLTTYSTGGVYQPTENLAFYAGYSTGAFINLATEAQAVSRAPETSDQIEVGAKTSLLDGKADLNVALFQTSRNNYFVILPGSGGQATQDGKDRSRGVELSLGFRPLAGLNIIGSGVWMDPETLALNVATNAVLGITGSVYGTRPVGVATHAANLWSTYQIQSGLARGLTFGFGVTYKGDTFADSLNLLRVPSYVVFDAAVSYRVKRMDLAVNIRNLTDKTYFTNATFAGALPGDPLSAYGSIRFNFN